ACCAAGACGGCGATGGAGCTGGGCCGGACCTTCGCCACGCTCTTCTCTGATATCTCCTTCaggcagaagctgctggagacaAAGACACAGGAGGAGTTTAAGGAGGCTCTGGTGTTCCAGAGGCACCAGCTGACGGCAACCAACCAGCAGCCCACCGCCCTGGGGAAGGAGGAGACCGACCCCCGCAGTCACAAACCTCTCAAGGTGGGCCCCCCCCGACTGTTCTGTTAGAGCCGAAGGGTTATGTGTGATTGTCTCGTGAAGCTCCGATCGTCTGCCTCAGTCCTCAGGTGGGACTTCAGGTGtgctccacccccccaccctcccccaccctcccccttCCCGTCTGACACTTTTCACCAGCTCATTCGTTTCTGTGCAGTAATAAATCTGCACATTGATTTACACATCTCAACCTTTTGATTATTCGCTTCCATttcacccccacctcccccaccacctcctcctcctcctccaccacctcctcctcccccaccaccacctcctccttccccacctcccccacctcgCTCCCCCACTATGCTCGGCAGGCTGCAGTCTTCCATCTTTTCTCTCCCCCTAATCAATCAGTATCAACTCCTGCCAGGCCCCCTCAGTCGGTTAAGGACCCGGCATCTCTCACACTCCTGTCAGAGCTCTCcatcctttacacacacacacgcacacacacacggaccagGAGGCCTCTATTTGGTGGCCAGTGGCCAACATTTTGTATGAATGTTGTGGTTGACaggccaggtgtgtgtgtgtgtgtgtgtgtgtgtgtgtgtgtgtctttattgcAGAGGATTTTGTGAGGTGTTTATCCCTGGGCTTGTAAGGCTCAGTGCCACTCAGTGAAAGAGGGATGGATGAAGAACGATAGAAAGCaacagaaacagagggagaaacaggaaacagtgaCATCAAAGGGAGGGAAATCATGAAAGGACATCCGCCATTTCTGATTCCATCTACATTCACATCAAAATACatgaaaacacttaaaatcaagcCAAATGTAGACTCTTTTCCTGCTAGAGCAAACAGGTTGATGTTAATCTTTCTGAgccaataacacacacacacacacacacacacacacaatgatcaATGCCTCCAGGATATCCCACATTTTTTGGTGGTTTTCAGGTTTGATGATAGATTTATTTCCTACTCAAGGTGACATGTTTAAAAGATTTGGCTTTTGTTTGGTTTCAAATAAACTGCAGAATtctgtgaaaaaataaaaccaacttACAAACAAGAGATTCAAAGCAAATCTTGAAACGGTAAATCCTCAAGCACAAACTCATAACATATTGGTGGACGTCTGCTAATTAAAAGGTTCAGTCACAAGACAGCTTTTATTGAATTTTTGCTatagaaaattaaaatgattttcaaCATCCACAGTTCAACACGTGGTCACATGTCTGCCAGGATATGCTTAATTATGTAGTTGTGTGTTAAATTAAACACTGGCTTAATGGATAATTTACCCAATAACTCCATAACGTAATATAAAAGCTCATCTTGTAGGAGAAAAAAAGCCTGTTGAATCGTCATTTTTGAGtctaaaaatacagcaaatctTCCATCCTTGCTGCCATCCCTCCctcatttttcatccttctATTTATTAAATGCACGTCTAAGTGCAGTCCCGCTGATCTGCTTACTGTGTGTATAGATTAGAGATGCAATTGGAGCTCTTCGAGGAAAATCTTTTTCAATTTGATGAATTAAATCCACTTTCACAAAGCCTGCTGTGTCTCTGAATCATTAAATGGGAAGTTTTTAACCTTAATGTGCCGGACAGGACGGAGAACATACAAGTTCAGGCAGCATTTCTAGGAGGAATGCCAACATTTAATTGCTTAAAAGATGAAATGAACTGATCAACAAAAAAACCCGCCAACCTCCATATTGTTAAAATCTGGTTTAGAGTTTAGTTGAAGGATGGGTGATTTCCTGGAATTTGGTTCTTAATTTGtgaaaaaatggggaaaaatgctttaaaaatgtaaagtcAAGTTAATTAAACATAAAAAATTACAGCCTCAAATTTCAGCTCCTGTGTTTTCGataaagttaattaaaaatagATTGTCGGTGAAATATGCTCCTGTTGTTACCGCCTTGTCCTGTAGAGGGCGCACCAGCACATGTGCGACCCTGTTCTGCTGCAGGGGCCGTATCCCCCCCGCTGAAAATCTCACCTTTTCCCTTCTGTCTGCAGTGCAAAGATTTCTTCAAGGCCGGCCGGGGGATTTACGAGGACCTGTGCCGCCGGCTGCCTTTCTACCCCTCTGACTTCACAGATGGTACGCTCCACGGCGACTTGAAGCTGAATCATCCACCTTATTATgccacagcagggggccactGACAGTTCCTCATTTGTCTGTCACCTTCAGCCTCAGTTCCATCGGTGCAGCATCTGCGCCACTCCTAGGGCGGCCTCCCCTTAAAACCACAGTCTCTCACCTCTCCGTAGTTTCCCGGATTTCCCTTGTTGGGAACGTGTAGTTTAACAGATTGGTGGTTTTATCAACGACTAAGATTGTTATCATGAGTAAAATGTCTAAATATAGAGCATTAggaatatttcatgttttaaaaaaataactgttAACACTCGCTGCCATTGGAATGTCTCACATTTTGCATTAAATATCGCCCCTTAGTGGTGGACCTCAGTATTGGTACAAGCCCCTCCTATCCATTTAACAAATATGCTAATAATAGTGTCCAGGGATGGTTTGTATCTTCGTATGTGATAATTTGTCAgtttaattaaatgtaatcAACTGTTGCTGCGCATATCTGCACCACCACTAGTTGGCAGCCTTCACAGCCCCAAAATTAGGAGGAAGTCTGACAGACAACTGACAACAGTCTGTCTTGTTTTGACGGGTCATTTCTATAACAGCTGTTgcacaaatcttttttttttaagtttttattCTTGGGGACCTTGTTAAGTCAGCGTCCTCCCGCTGCTGCACATCAGCTTCTTCTGCTTCAAAAACTCAGCAGAGCTGTCGTCTTTCCCCCaggttatttttcctttttgggaCAGGAAAAGGAATTCATGTGAGTTTCAAGAAAACCCCTGATTGTTTCAGAGGGATTAGAGTAACCTAATGAGAGCTTTAGAACAGATGCGGTTAACCTTGATTTGTAAAATAGAGCAGCATCAAGTGCTTCTGCCCTCCCGCTGGAGCCTCCTCGCTGCCTGCTCCCTTTCAGTCTTCTCTCCTTTGCTAATATCTCGACACTCGCTGAGCTGTAACCAAATCAAGACATTTCAGTCTCGTGAACGTCATCGGATAACGATCATCTGATGAAGGTCACAAGACCGAAATCACTCTGATCACATTAGAGCCCAATTAGAGTGTTTTATTCCAAAACCAGTTATCCATCATCTGGATAAAAGAGATCAGTCTCCCCacaaaatgatggatggatccaAACTTTCTGAAATTACTTTTAGATTTTGAAGAGCGCGAGCCCCCCGGGACGGTTTCAGCGCGCCGTGTGACGGGGAGCAGAGAACCTGGGGCTGTTTCCAGATCAAAGTGTGACTGTTCTGTCCCCGTCAGGTATCGTTGGCAGTAATAAAACCCTGCTGAAGTACATGACCACGGCCATCTTCCTCTACATCGCCATCCTCCTCCCCGCCATCGCTTTCGGTTCCCTGAATGACGAGAGCACGCGTGGCGAGATCGGTAAGAGAGAACAAACGTTAAACATTCAAACTAGAAGGCTGAAGTATCTTGGCAGAGCTCCAGTTTGGGGCCGGCAGAGGTCATGTGATTTAGGGTCCTGCAAGGACATTTGTTGAAGAAGGGACACGGCACAATAACATTCCTGGTCTGGACGTTAATGAGAGCGCCCTCCTGAGTTTCCCCTGCGTGCGTCCTCTCTTCCAGATGTCCGGAAGACCATCATCGGTCAGAGCATTGGGGGGGTCATCTACTCGCTATTCGCCGGCTCTCCTCTGGTCATCCCTTTGACCACCGCCCCTCTGGCCATCTTCATCAGCGGTACGTGTCTCCCCCTTGGCAGCGGCGCCCCGTCTGCCCCGCCTTCACCGCTGTCGGAGCGTTTGAGCGCACGTTCGCCCCAAATCTGTGTTCCTGGTGCAGCCCGGCAGGAAaagctttgtttgtgtttttcagtaaTGAAGAAAACGGCTTTGTTTGTGCCTGGCTCCTGTTACGCAACAGTCGCTCTCAGCAGAGACGTGCACCAACACGTGCACACCAAACTTTAGATTCACTTCAGACACAACAGCAGCGTTCTGTGTGCAGGACGTTAAACGATCCCGATGTTCTGGCGGTGGAGGTTGGGGCGTCGGCGGGGACGCCGGTGCCACGCTGTAGTTTCAGAACCGGGCTCACGCTGGAGCCATCTTTGAAGTAAATGGGTTAGATCTGTGCTTAGCACGTCCTCGTGGGGGTAATTACACCACGTTTCCAGCAGCCCGTCTGAGCAGAACAATGGGCTGTTTGTGCAGATGCAAATCATCTCTGATCTGTTTAAAATTACAGCTGAACTGGGACGGTTTGGGTTTATGCTCTTCTTTTTATCtttaaataaagtgtgtgtgtgtttatcaggaCAAAAAGCTGATCAATGCTGTTTGTTATTAACCCAGTTTGCTTTTGTGTATCGATTGAATTAACATTGATCGGTCTTTGTCAGTTTGTTTGCTCATCGTGTTAAAAGTCCCAAGCAGACTTAATTGGATTCTGATGGAACTTGAAAAAGACTTTTCTAGACTCTGAAGTTTTCCTGACAAACCTGACAAAACCCTAGACGTTCCTCTGGTGGTGACTCGTGTCATCAGTGGTGGTTTCataatgctggtgtgtgttgttgtgcacGTCCAACATCGCAGTGATCCGAGGAATCTGCGACGACTATAACCTGGACTTTCCAGCCTTCTACGCCTGCATCGGTCTGTGGAACTGCCTGTTCCTCATCCTGGGAGGGATCTTCAATGTCAGCCTGCTCATGAAGCTCTTCAAAAGGTATTTCTCATTAACGCAGGTCACTTCAACACGTCTGAGTGGCTCCGTGCTACTGAACGGGATGATTATCCCGCTTTGTCctcatctcttcctctgtggggCTGCTGGGAAATTAGCCTGAATAAAAGCCATTTGGATCCAAACTGGCCGGGTCCAGTCAGGGAGCGCGTGGTAGCTTACAACACTTCATCGTCCACAGCGTGGTTCCTAATGCACACAATTGATTTTGGATCTGTGGAAATGGGTTTGAAGGAACCGGTCTGATGCGCAGAATAAAACAGGAATGTGCAGCCAACATGATGAGGATGCTTTTGATGAGCATTTTATTCAGGAACTGGGCGAACACGAGGTCACCACCCAACAAAACATCAGCCACACGGGACAAACCTGCCTTTGAAATTTACCCGTCAGCGTTTTCATCTCTATAAACTGAGAATCCAGTCAAACCTTTATTTATAAATCATATTTAAAAAGATGTTTTCAACAGCTGAATGAATGTTTGATGCTCTTCAGGTCAACGGAGGAGGTCATCGCCTTGTTCATCTCCATCGCCTTTGTGGTGGACGCGGTGAAAGGCACAATCAAAAGTAAGATGCTTCCTCATCTGCATCACCGATTACACCTCACCATCACCGATTACACCTCACCATCACCGATTACACCTCACCATCACCGAttacacctcaccatcactgattacacctcaccatcactgattacaccacctcaccatcactgattacaccacctccatcactgattaacacctcaccatcactgattacaccctcaccatcactgattacaccacctcaccatcactgattacaccacctcaccatcactgattaacATAataccatcactgattacacctcaccatcactgattacaccacctcaccatcactgattacaccacctcaccatcactgattacacctcaccatcaccgattacaccacctcaccatcactgattacaccacctcaccatcactgattacacctcaccatcactgattacacctcaccatcactgattacaccacctcaccatcactgattacacctcaccatcactgattaccacctcaccatcacctgattacaccacctcaccatcactgattacaccacctcaccatcactgattacacctcaccatcactgattacacctcaccatcactgattacaccacctcaccatcactgattacacctcaccatcactgattacaccacctcaccatcactgattacacctcaccatcactgattacaccacctcaccatcactgattacacacctcaccatcactgattacaccacctcaccatcactgattacacaacccatcaccatcactgattacaaaccaccctcaccatcactgattacacccctcaccatcactgattacacctcACCACCTCACTGAttacacctcaccatcactgattacaaaccacctcaccatcactgattacacctcaccatcactgattacaccacctcaccatcactgattagaCCCTCACCATCACgattacaccacctcaccatcactgattaaaccacctcaccatcactgattacacctcaccatcactgattaccaCCTCCATCCACACTGATTAcaccctcaccatcactgattacaccacctcaccatcaccgattacaccacctcaccatcactgattacacctcaccatcaccgattacaccacctcaccatcaccgattacaccacctcaccatcaccgattacaccacctcaccatcactgattacacctcaccatcactgattacaccacctcaccatcactgattataccacctcaccatcactgattacacctcaccatcactgattacacctcaccatcactgattacacctcaccatcactgattacaccacctcaccatcactgattacaccacctcaccatcactgattacaccacctcaccatcactgattacaccacctcaccatcactgattacaccacctcaccatcactgattacaccacctcaccatcacggattacaccacctcaccatcactgattacacctcaccatcactgattacaccacctcaccatcactgattacaccacctcaccatcaaATATTTCAAGTCCGTGACTAAAGTCGTCTCAGTGTTTAAATGGATTAAATTGTCAGTAATTAATTCCCCCCTCGACTGAAGAACCCCCTCTTGTGGTAAGAGCTCTCATCCTGACGTCGGCAGTGTTGGGATCACAATAATCAAAACAATCCTGTGAATTTTCTATAAATTTGAGCAGTTGTCATAGTAACCGTGAGCCTTATGTGGAGTATTTATTAAATCTGATAGTTGCTCGGCTTGGTCAGCTAAGCTGAGGGGGATATTATCTTATGTAGCCCCTAATTAATCAGCTCAGCCGTCAGGCCTGCAGCTATATTCCACTAACTCTGTCTGTTATTCATCCTTTGTTACTGTGTCATAAATATTCCACCAAACTTTATATCTAAGTAATGAGCAagtggcagcaggaagcagtTCATTTCCCAGTGCAGCGTCGCTTCTGTTTGAAAATGCCAGTGCCGTTATTACCCTCATCCAAAATCTGCCACCGCGCCACAGTCTGTCCGCTCTCACGTGCTAACTTTCTTCTGGTTCCGTGACAGATATGTCAGACTCAGCTTTCTGGGTCAAACTGGTCCCAAACTGGTCTCCATTCCAGCTCGGAACTTCAGAATATGTGTTAATCGGACTTTAAATTGGCTTCAGACAAGAAATGTGATTTCCTTCACTAGATTTtcgccaggtgtgtgtgtgtgtgtgcgtgtgtgtgtgtgtgtgtgtgtgtgtgatgtcacctTTATGAGCCTCTCTGCTCCGGCATCTCTTCCGTTGGTGTTTTACTGTCGTCTCTGCTCACTGCAGCATGAACATAAGGAGCTTTAAGCTGCTGTATGAGTTACAAATTCATCTGCAGGATTTTTGGATTAAACCGTCAACAGAGCCAATATTTTTGTTCTTCATCCTGTTTGTTCAGTTGTAAACTGAAGTGATGAGCAGCAGAGCAACGTGTCGTCGTTCTCATCTCCACTAAGAGAGAACAGGGTGTTTTTTCAGGTATTCGGTATCAAACTTGCGTTTCAGATCGTATTTATTATTCATGGACAAGATCTCCAGaagaaaaaacatgttttatttaaaaaaacactgtgCTTCTCTGCCAGGTTTCTGTTCCTGATCATCACGTTTGTATTTTCAGTCTTCGACAAGTATTACCACCCCCCGACGCTGGCCAACGGCAGCTACGACTACTTCCCTCAGAGCAAGTTGCTGCTGACGGGAAACAAGAGCGAGGCGGCGGGTGGCCTGGCGCTCGGCATCCTGCCGGAGTCCTTCATCCACTGCACCCGCGAGCGGCCcctcctctgcctgctgctgatgctcggGACGTTATGGATGGGCTACACCCTCTACCAATTCAAGAGGAGGTAATGTGCAGCACCGCCGCAGCTCTGCAGCACTCTGAAGATAGATCACCAGAGGAGCTTAAATCCCATTTGGGGGGGAATGTTGGGCCCGTTTGGACCAAATCTGCTGAGTCGTTCTTCAGGAGTGACACAGCTGGGAGGAAAGAGCTCCTTTTTCCTGTCAAAGCTTCTGCTCCAGCCTGTGATTTAATAAGCATTAATATTCCACTTCTGATTGCTCCCAGTAATCAAATCAGCCTCAAATCCGGATTCAATTGTGTACGCGGAGGGCGGACAGAGCTGCTTAAGTGGTGTCGGGATTGCAGCCTTTGTCCTTGTCTTGTGCACACTAATTGTATTCCTGTATTATTGGTCTCTCCCCACTTAAaaccacctctctctccctctctccatgtctctctctctctcttagtCCGTTCCTGCACGCTAAAGTCAGGGAGGTGCTGTCAGACTGCGCCCTGCCCATCTCAGTGCTGCTCTTCTCCTTCATCGGCTCCTACCTGTTCAGCGACATTGAACGTCAGTACCACTCGCGGCTTCGCCCATAAACTGTAAACAAGTGTAAaagcgtgcgtgcacgtgggtcTTTTCTGCTGCCGTGTGAGTGCAAAGTCCAGAATTCTGCACACCCACGCTGAAACTCAGAGGTTTGTCAATATGAGCTTCATGTGGATGATCAATTTTATCGACGGGGGGCTTAAACTTGACCTGcagatgaaggtggtgagggaaaCGTAGGAGAATATCAGCTGCCAATTTCAACATTTAGGCAGCAGCTTCCAGAGAAACAACTGTCAGGTTCGGTTCAGAAATTCTCCTTTTGCATCAGTATTCATGCAGCAGGATCTCAGTCAAGTCGCAGCTCCGGCTAATTCCTAATGCTTTGTTGTTGCAATTAGGGACAAACTGCAGCAACGTGGTTGCTGCTGAATGCATTTAAGATGCTTGTTGTTATGATCAGCTTTCTAATGGAAACGGGCCTCAGGAGAGGTGTCTCAGAGTCACGTGGTTGACATGGAACCGCAGGAAAAGCTGCCGCAGCGCTTGTTGTGTTGTGACAGGGTTATTTACGCTTTAGCTCCCGACAGGTTAGGAATTACAGCCGATGCTTCCAGGACAGCCAGGTCTCCCTTATTTGTTGTGTTTAATTAAAGCACACCGGGGAGCCTGGCCGTTCCATCCTCTGCTGTTTGGCATCAGTTCGAAGCTCCGTTCATCACTggcggagcagcagctgctctccagAGGTCGGCACAGAAAAGCAGAGGAGCCAAACCCTCCCGTGAATTTACATTTAAGTGCTCGGCCAATTTTCCCTTCCTTCGCAGACAATAAGTCATAAGATAATAGAGCCATTTTTGCATTGTCATTTCTGCTAAATTTAACCGAAGGCGCTTAATTCTGCggaaaacatgaaatattcagtGTCTGAAAAAACACCCaggtataaaaaaaagacaacgtTTGAGCGATAGAAAGACAGATTATATTTCAAACAAATATAATTCCGGCGCCGTCTGATTCTGCTTCACTAAATCACCGTCTCGTTTTGGCCCCAAATGTCTGAAAAGTTGAAACAAAGTCAAACCTAaacttttgtgtttgtgcccACAGTTCCAGTCTTCAAAGTTCACGACCGACCCACCTTCAACGTGGCTCCGTTTGAGCGCCTGTCGGCCCTGAACATCCTCAGCGCCATGGGCCTGGGCTTCCTGCTGgccctcctcatcttcatcgaCCAGAACATCGTTGTCTCGCTGACCAACGCGCCAGAAAACAGGCCAGTCTCCTCTCACGTAACACAAATGAAGCCCAGAGATCTGCTGGTTAACTGGGCTGGAAACTGCACGTTTGGGCCGCCTTTCCAGCCAGAACTGGTCCTCAGGATTTACACTGAACCGTTGCAATAATGGAAAAGTGATGGTGCCACATGGTTGAACCTCAGTATATTCATTCAACTGAGATGGAGTTAAGGCGGCAGACGGCGTTCGAGCACTCGCTGCCCGCTGGGCCGGTTTCAGCGGCGCCTCAGAGGAGCCTTTGATCACTGCGGCTTCTGAAGCTTGATCGTCAGATTCAAATCATCTGTATTTAGTCAgatatcataataataataatagcttAGGTTTGCTGGACTGGTGTGAATCACCAGTGTGAGCTGATCCCAGCGTGCTCGCTCGcgcgcgcttgtgtgtgtgtgtgtgtgttgctctttaAAATCAGGTTATCCTGCAGGTAGCGTGAGGCCTTTTATCAGGGAATCCTCCCCTTCCTGTCAGCTGTCATCTGttcgcagctcctcctgctctccgtGGGGTTCCGACCCTCTTCTGGAACGCTCCCAACGCAGGCTGAGAGCAGGCAGAACAGTCGCTCCGCTGACGTGACGCTgcggcagcacacacacacacacacacacacgtgcgtggcAGTGATCCCTCACTAATGATGTGTGGCGCTTTACAGGTCGCAGCCGTCCTTTTGATGAGAAGTTAGCCAAATGTCAGGCCAGGCCTATGATGTCATCATCAGTGACATATTGATTTCATGCTTTACATCCTATGGAAGCACgagacaacacacacatcctgcacgtggatttttccatgtgtgtgtgtgtgtgggatggaaGGAAAATATTTGAGAGTTTGTTCAGTTTGTGTTAAGAGCAGCACTAACCTGAGGAGAGCGCTGCCctttgagtgtgtgagtgcaccCTCTGATACGCGctgctcggtgtgtgtgtgtgtgtgagtgtgtgtgagtgagtgagtgtgtgtgagtgagtgagtgttgcTGTGATTTATAGTGCTGCTCTTGTTGCTCCTCAGGCTGCTGAAGGGCACGGCGTATCACTGGGACCTGATGCTCTCCGGTCTCATTAACATACTGATGTCGGTGCTGGGGTTGCCCTGGATGCACGCCGCCTTCCCTCACTCCACCCTTCACGTGCGCCAGCTGGCTTTTGTGGAGCAGCGCGTGGAGGGGGGGCACCTTTATGAGACGTGAGTAAGCCACCCTCGCTGCCGCGGCTCGTTGGGAGCTAAATTAAAGGTCTTTTTCAGAGCGCGTGCTGGGCGTAATTTGGGGTTCTTTGATTGCACGATTAGCGCGCGAGGGGTTATTTTCGCTCTGGGTGGGAGAGGTGAAGGGTTATTTCAGACACGAGATGATTGAGTTCGATGCTTTGGACATGAGCGTAAACTTTGTGATCACATATTTACGATTTCTATTTAGGACTCTTCAATTTGTAGTTGCTGTAAAATCGTGCTAAAGTGCCTCAATTATTGAAACTTTCCAGAGGACTCTGCATGGAAATCCATAATAAATTAGAAACAACATTagaaacaacattaaaatgagATAAATGGGAGTCCTCTTCCATTATTGATTTTACTGATGAGGCACGCTGTGTTTTATTGCAGTGTAACACAGCTGTTGTTGCATCTTACACACGTTAAACCCTCAAACTCTCCTCTGAAGTTGGGAGATCGAACCACAATGTCCAGTacaagaccacacacacacaattaggaagctctgtgtgtgtgtgtgtgtgtgtgtgtgtgtgtgacagtctTAAAATGGCAGCTTCCCTTTTCAACAAACCAAGATTAGAGGACAGTTTCAAGGTCACGGccaaggtcacacacacacacacacactcacacacacacacacagcagttgTCAAATAGCTATTTTTACAAACATCTGGTGTTGAATCGTTGTGatacttttaaaaaatggattaaAGAGATTATTTTTGAACGAGCTGATCAAAATTTATTTCTCAGCCTGTTTCTTCATTCAGATCACGTTCTCATGCTGACGTCACCGTCCAGGACACGTTTACTCCACATTGTCTCCATCTGAGCAGCTGGTTACTGCAGTTAACTTTAATATCAAGAGAATCTGTGTGAAGCTTCATCCAGTTGTACCACCGTTTGCTCTCTGACGTCCATTTGTGCGTCTCTTCCTGCTCAGGATCGTCCAGGTGAAGGAGACCCGGCTCACGTCTCTGACCGCCAACATCTTCATCGGCgtgtcggtgctgctgctgcccctccccctgcaGTGGATCCCCAAACCCGTCCTGTACGGCCTCTTCCTCTACATCGCCCTCACCTCCATCGACGGAAACCAGATGTGCGACCGCATGGCGCTCCTCCTCAAGGAGCAGGTgagtgaccgtgtgtgtgtgtgtgtgtgtgtgtgtgcgtgtgtgcgtgtgtgtgtgtgtgtgcgtgtgtgtgtgtgtgtgcttgatgACAGGTCTCCACAGATCAAAAAAATGACCTTGCAgttttttttctgccttgtGGTTATTGATTCTTTCTGGACTTCAGACTCCCACTGAGCTCTTTATTGTGCTGGAACATCAGGAATCctccatcaggctgctgcttcGTGTCTGATTTAACC
Above is a genomic segment from Takifugu rubripes chromosome 2, fTakRub1.2, whole genome shotgun sequence containing:
- the slc4a11 gene encoding solute carrier family 4 member 11 isoform X3: MDTSFKKWSSGRCEQEEGSDGREEGQDSPITCGDDIHLYDNQNEPCAQVDADDSGCVLLNTSRKYVKLMNFEEEIRAHRDLDGFLERATILLDETAASLDDVLKRMLHSVGQDSHASEPGCNFEEVMSMLFTDAGAQEVNVHLLSETIQGVTATATGIQYQQSWLCILCNVKHLQRRHVCISRLERPQNWGENCCEVRYVILILAPLKMKSTKTAMELGRTFATLFSDISFRQKLLETKTQEEFKEALVFQRHQLTATNQQPTALGKEETDPRSHKPLKCKDFFKAGRGIYEDLCRRLPFYPSDFTDGIVGSNKTLLKYMTTAIFLYIAILLPAIAFGSLNDESTRGEIDVRKTIIGQSIGGVIYSLFAGSPLVIPLTTAPLAIFISVIRGICDDYNLDFPAFYACIGLWNCLFLILGGIFNVSLLMKLFKRSTEEVIALFISIAFVVDAVKGTIKIFDKYYHPPTLANGSYDYFPQSKLLLTGNKSEAAGGLALGILPESFIHCTRERPLLCLLLMLGTLWMGYTLYQFKRSPFLHAKVREVLSDCALPISVLLFSFIGSYLFSDIELPVFKVHDRPTFNVAPFERLSALNILSAMGLGFLLALLIFIDQNIVVSLTNAPENRLLKGTAYHWDLMLSGLINILMSVLGLPWMHAAFPHSTLHVRQLAFVEQRVEGGHLYETIVQVKETRLTSLTANIFIGVSVLLLPLPLQWIPKPVLYGLFLYIALTSIDGNQMCDRMALLLKEQTSYPPTHYIRKVPQRKIHYFTFLQMMQLLVLCTFGMYPIPYMKMIFPLLMILLIPIRNNVLPHIIEAKYLDIMDAQHM
- the slc4a11 gene encoding solute carrier family 4 member 11 isoform X2 codes for the protein MNFEEEIRAHRDLDGFLERATILLDETAASLDDVLKRMLHSVGQDSHASEPGCNFEEVMSMLFTDAGAQEVNVHLLSETIQGVTATATGIQYQQSWLCILCNVKHLQRRHVCISRLERPQNWGENCCEVRYVILILAPLKMKSTKTAMELGRTFATLFSDISFRQKLLETKTQEEFKEALVFQRHQLTATNQQPTALGKEETDPRSHKPLKCKDFFKAGRGIYEDLCRRLPFYPSDFTDGIVGSNKTLLKYMTTAIFLYIAILLPAIAFGSLNDESTRGEIDVRKTIIGQSIGGVIYSLFAGSPLVIPLTTAPLAIFISVIRGICDDYNLDFPAFYACIGLWNCLFLILGGIFNVSLLMKLFKRSTEEVIALFISIAFVVDAVKGTIKIFDKYYHPPTLANGSYDYFPQSKLLLTGNKSEAAGGLALGILPESFIHCTRERPLLCLLLMLGTLWMGYTLYQFKRSPFLHAKVREVLSDCALPISVLLFSFIGSYLFSDIELPVFKVHDRPTFNVAPFERLSALNILSAMGLGFLLALLIFIDQNIVVSLTNAPENRLLKGTAYHWDLMLSGLINILMSVLGLPWMHAAFPHSTLHVRQLAFVEQRVEGGHLYETIVQVKETRLTSLTANIFIGVSVLLLPLPLQWIPKPVLYGLFLYIALTSIDGNQMCDRMALLLKEQTSYPPTHYIRKVPQRKIHYFTFLQMMQLLVLCTFGMYPIPYMKMIFPLLMILLIPIRNNVLPHIIEAKYLDIMDAQHM
- the slc4a11 gene encoding solute carrier family 4 member 11 isoform X1, translating into MNFEEEIRAHRDLDGFLERATILLDETAASLDDVLKRMLHSVGQDSHASEPGCNFEEVMSMLFTDAGAQEVNDKSQSFVFFDDVHLLSETIQGVTATATGIQYQQSWLCILCNVKHLQRRHVCISRLERPQNWGENCCEVRYVILILAPLKMKSTKTAMELGRTFATLFSDISFRQKLLETKTQEEFKEALVFQRHQLTATNQQPTALGKEETDPRSHKPLKCKDFFKAGRGIYEDLCRRLPFYPSDFTDGIVGSNKTLLKYMTTAIFLYIAILLPAIAFGSLNDESTRGEIDVRKTIIGQSIGGVIYSLFAGSPLVIPLTTAPLAIFISVIRGICDDYNLDFPAFYACIGLWNCLFLILGGIFNVSLLMKLFKRSTEEVIALFISIAFVVDAVKGTIKIFDKYYHPPTLANGSYDYFPQSKLLLTGNKSEAAGGLALGILPESFIHCTRERPLLCLLLMLGTLWMGYTLYQFKRSPFLHAKVREVLSDCALPISVLLFSFIGSYLFSDIELPVFKVHDRPTFNVAPFERLSALNILSAMGLGFLLALLIFIDQNIVVSLTNAPENRLLKGTAYHWDLMLSGLINILMSVLGLPWMHAAFPHSTLHVRQLAFVEQRVEGGHLYETIVQVKETRLTSLTANIFIGVSVLLLPLPLQWIPKPVLYGLFLYIALTSIDGNQMCDRMALLLKEQTSYPPTHYIRKVPQRKIHYFTFLQMMQLLVLCTFGMYPIPYMKMIFPLLMILLIPIRNNVLPHIIEAKYLDIMDAQHM